A DNA window from Sordaria macrospora chromosome 4, complete sequence contains the following coding sequences:
- a CDS encoding 60S ribosomal uL23 domain-containing protein, with the protein MAPKDTKKGGASKAGKGAQAQKAAKAALKGVHSHKATKVRHSTTFHQPKTLQLSRAPKYPRKSIPHAPRLDEHKVIVHPLNTEGALKKIEEQNTLVFIVDVKANKAQIKQALKKLYDIDTVKINTLIRPDGSKKAFARLTADVDALDIAATKLGLV; encoded by the exons ATGGCCCCTAAGGATACCAAGAAAG GCGGTGCCTCCAAGGCCGGTAAGGGCGCTCAGGCTCAGAAGGCTGCCAAGGCTGCCCTCAAGGGT GTGCACTCGcacaaggccaccaaggtcCGCCACTCGACCACCTTCCACCAGCCTAAGACCCTGCAGCTGTCTCGGGCTCCCAAGTACCCCCGCAAGTCGATCCCTCACGCTCCTCGTCTCGATGAGCACAAGGTCATCGTCCACCCTCTCAACACCGAGGGTGCCCTGAAGAAGATCGAGGAGCAGAACaccctcgtcttcatcgtcgatGTCAAGGCCAACAAGGCCCAGATCAAGCAGGCTCTTAAGAAGCTCTATGACATTGACACCGTCAAGATCAACACCTTGATCCG CCCTGACGGCTCCAAGAAGGCCTTCGCTCGCCTTACTGCCGATGTCGATGCTCTTGACATTGCTGCCACCAAGCTCGGCCTTGTCTAA